A single Plasmodium yoelii strain 17X genome assembly, chromosome: 10 DNA region contains:
- a CDS encoding proliferation-associated protein 2g4, putative, with protein sequence MEATTQNKTEEIDLEKYAFSGSIANLTLKKIIEKCVDGAKIYELCEFGDKFMKTELEKVYTKKEKGNKIEKGISFPVTINVNEVCNNYSPNADCDETIKNGDIVKISLGCHIDGHISIVGHTIYVGNENESIEGPKAEILKNSHILAQLFLKSLKVGAYASDITKNIQKACNDLKCNVISNCVTYQIKKYILEGSKFILLKENPENKVEDFQIQPDDIYIIDVMVTTGDGKIKESDYKTTIYKREVQRNYQLKTNLGRSFINEINKNYPIFPFHSKFLEDQRASLIGIPEAMRHDLIKPYTVYTEKKKEYVSQFKYTVMVKEDGVKQFTGIKCPQINKCKTANTIQDEALKNILNSSGAKKKKDKLKNGEEATENAN encoded by the exons ATGGAAGCAACAACTCAAAATAAAACCGAAGAAATTGATTTAGAAAAGTATGCCTTTTCAGGTTCAATAGCCAATTTAACtttaaagaaaattatagaaaaatGTGTAGATG gGGCCAAAATATATGAACTATGCGAATTTGGGGATAAATTTATGAAAACTGAATTAGAGAaagtatatacaaaaaaagaaaaaggaaataaaattgaaaaggGAATCAGTTTTCCAGTAACCATTAATGTAAATGaagtatgtaataattattcACCAAATGCTGACTGTGatgaaacaataaaaaatggagatattgtaaaaatatcTTTAGGATGCCATATAGATGGTCATATAAGCATAGTTGGGCATACAATATATGTTGGtaatgaaaatgaatcaATAGAAGGTCCTAAAGctgaaatattaaaaaattctcATATTTTAGctcaattatttttaaagagTCTAAAAGTAGGTGCATATGCAAGtgatataacaaaaaatattcaaaaagcTTGTAATGATTTAAAATGTAATGTAATATCTAATTGTGTTACAtatcaaattaaaaaatatattttagaaggaagtaaatttatattactaAAAGAAAACCCCGAAAATAAAGTTGAAGATTTTCAAATACAACcagatgatatatatataatcgatGTTATGGTTACAACTGGggatggaaaaataaaagaaagcGATTATAAAACaactatatataaaagaGAAGTACAAAGAAATTACcaattaaaaacaaatttagGAAGATCATTTattaatgaaattaataaaaattatcctatttttccatttcatTCGAAATTTTTAGAAGATCAAAGAGCATCTTTAATTGGTATACCAGAAGCAATGAGACATGATTTAATAAAACCATATACTGTAtatacagaaaaaaaaaaagaatatgtTTCACAATTTAAATACACTGTTATGGTTAAAGAAGATGGGGTAAAACAATTTACTGGTATTAAATGTccacaaattaataaatgtaaaaCTGCTAACACAATTCAAGATGAagctttaaaaaatatattaaactcCTCTGgcgcaaaaaaaaaaaaagataaattaaaaaatggtgAAGAAGCAACAGAAAATGCAAATTag
- a CDS encoding major facilitator superfamily domain-containing protein, putative: protein MEKKKYNTKQIFSMINNLFPKTNLQYTYINTFILCLFFTFIHKYLDQTLPSLYKSIEKDFSIDVKTLYYMNSIYKLAYSASNFFFAIFFDFSFKKIVSFKHDENSENSGNNENNENSENSENSENSENNENSENNENSENLVKSSNPNNNDHSGKIRYEVNFNNENESRDIGKFNYDEKKNKQNREDNNEPYVNRFPLQDEITISEYEYTLNVLFISLIIYIIVIFGITISNNYIYIFFFLFIMGMNNSCIYILIQKIYTNHVFSENRSTIYGFLHFFTSISHMLSIFINTNLSNKLYFGFKGWRLCYFIILLFPFLVSIFLFKLIKNNKLKKKALQNKNKNQNQNQNKNQNQNQNKNLSFMTPLENLTDMGIQNDKQNFKRTSKYLNGKENGLNEENVFLISRNEQPWNVKIKNLEAGGGHNITETVRSRSGSKHVGAKHVGAKNGGSKNGGSKNDGSKNTSDDNHSISIFQKNEHDSLISKEKKKKNEFIYEFAYLYEIKYVLKNYSFWILISMGMLNGIPRHVLSLMIYFFQYCNISDFKSGLIISVSWLCASIVSPFIGIISDYIYKLNKDINRQLIGMCTHFLRIILMFIMFFFIPKEPESFIYYIIISLFMGILSGWVNIGAHKPILIEIVKQKHTAFVMSLMSAFENIGSSILGTILLDFFLNKYNYIDKRKVNYITPNINKHNVNILSHVLLIMTCFPWLISFGLLYILKYTYKKDKIYNNII from the coding sequence atggaaaaaaaaaaatataataccaaacaaatattttcgatgataaataatttattccCTAAAACAAACTtacaatatacatatataaatacatttatattatgtttattttttacatttatacataaatatctAGATCAAACATTACCATCCTTATATAAATCAATTGAAAAAGATTTTAGTATCGATGTTAAAactttatattatatgaattctatttataaattagCATATTCTgcttcaaattttttttttgcaatttttttcgatttttcttttaaaaaaattgtatctTTTAAACATGatgaaaatagtgaaaatagtggaaataatgaaaataatgaaaatagtgaaaatagtgaaaatagtgaaaatagtgaaaataatgaaaatagtgaaaataatgaaaatagtgaaaattTAGTCAAAAGCTCAAACCCAAACAATAATGATCATTCTGGTAAAATTCGATATGAagtaaattttaataatgaaaatgagtCTAGAGATATTGgaaaatttaattatgatgagaaaaaaaacaaacaaaatagAGAAGATAATAATGAACCATATGTAAATAGATTTCCTTTACAAGATGAAATAACTATAAGTGAATATGAATACACATTAAATGTTCTTTTTATTTcgttaattatttatataatagttaTATTTGGAATTACaatttctaataattatatatatatatttttttttttatttattatggGTATGAATAATtcatgtatatacatattaatacaaaaaatatatactaatCATGTATTTAGTGAAAATAGAAGTACCATATATGgttttctacattttttcACATCAATATCACATATGCTatcaatatttataaatacaaatttgagtaataaattatattttggaTTTAAAGGGTGGCGtctttgttattttattattttactttttccTTTCCTcgtttcaatatttttattcaaattaattaaaaataacaaactgaaaaaaaaggcgcttcaaaataaaaacaaaaaccaAAACCAGAACCAAAACAAAAACCAAAACCAGAACCAAAACAAAAACCTCTCATTTATGACCCCCCTTGAAAATTTGACAGATATGGGCATTCAGAATGATAAACAAAATTTCAAAAGAACAagcaaatatttaaatgGAAAGGAAAATGGGCTTAATGAAGAAAacgtttttttaatttctagAAACGAGCAACCCTGGaatgtaaaaattaaaaatttggaAGCTGGTGGAGGGCATAATATTACTGAAACGGTGCGTTCGCGAAGTGGCAGTAAACATGTCGGGGCTAAACATGTCGGGGCTAAAAATGGTGGCAGTAAAAATGGTGGCAGTAAAAATGATGGCAGTAAAAATACAAGTGATGATAATCATTCTATTtcaatttttcaaaaaaatgaacatgaTAGTTTAATatcaaaagaaaaaaaaaaaaaaaatgaatttatttatgaatttgcatatttatatgaaataaaatatgttttaaaaaattacagTTTTTGGATACTTATATCTATGGGAATGTTAAATGGAATACCAAGACATGTTctaagtttaatgatatatttttttcaatattgcAACATTTCTGATTTCAAAAGCGGATTAATTATATCAGTAAGTTGGCTATGTGCAAGTATAGTATCTCCATTTATTGGTATTATAAGtgattatatttataaattaaataaagatataaatagACAATTAATAGGTATGTGCACACACTTTTTAAGaattatattaatgtttattatgtttttttttattccaaaAGAACCAGaatcttttatatattatataattatttcattatttatggGAATATTAAGTGGTTGGGTAAATATCGGTGCACATAAACCAATACTAATAGAAATTGTTAAGCAGAAACATACAGCTTTTGTAATGTCATTAATGAGTGCATTTGAAAATATAGGATCCTCAATTTTAGGTACAATTCTtttagatttttttttaaataaatataattatattgataAGAGAAAAGTAAATTATATAACaccaaatataaataaacataatgtCAATATTTTATCTCATGTATTGCTAATTATGACTTGTTTTCCTTGGCTTATTTCTTTTggtcttttatatattcttaaatatacatataaaaaagataaaatatacaacaatataatttaa
- a CDS encoding WW domain-binding protein 11, putative: MKFNQISKEAWKKNKIPTDTYRKQQKKKERKKKKKERNEQLEKIISKKNPYVVKEKLDILKKKESQGKLLPFEKKKLKQYEGLWSLIKEKVKNKSYVYNNNGVVYKINDNENNYEEELSKTISDADSNINNENDTNSYDSSYYSYDETIKTESDKDENNFLEELPSLPNGLPDECIEEYTRLYENGHFNSNTFCNINNNNNNINNNSNNINNNGYYPFRVPEENNNISKGYVHNQLLPNNNSNANAHQAYLVNYYYNSYAQYYNNLFYNNNYMNTQYTKEPAPNSIKNGDIKNGDVKNGDVKNGDVKNDDVKNGDVKNGDEKSGDAKGGGNSSETIVPNSNDANYANYYMNYYKNFNMYMNNTFNQIGKNNNNINSIQNNPNNYYYNYNCNNMNNNIPSPPGYNNFQNSFINNNYNMNSQKIANKGKRHNNNYGDAKNIGYSSPKKNKTGNNNTFYKNSSNNINMNNYEPNENKNNDVHNFNSTNNEKENNVQYFVPINLRVKNKLNDLCETKINVVDNKNKSDDKNINIDVEYNKFIKEVDMN, encoded by the coding sequence ATGAAGTTCAATCAAATATCGAAGGAAgcttggaaaaaaaataaaatcccaACCGATACATATCGAAAACAACAAAAGAagaaagaaagaaaaaaaaaaaaaaaagaaagaaatgaacaattagaaaaaattataagtaaaaaaaatccTTATGTAGTTAAAGAAAAATTAGatattcttaaaaaaaaagaaagtcAAGGAAAATTATTAccatttgaaaaaaaaaaattaaaacaatatGAAGGGTTATGGAgtttaataaaagaaaaagtaaaaaataaaagttatgtatataataataatggagtagtatataaaataaatgataatgaaaataattatgaagaAGAATTATCTAAAACTATATCAGATGCTGATTCAAATAtcaataatgaaaatgatacaAATTCATATGACTCATCATATTATTCATATGATGAAACAATAAAAACTGAAAGTGATAAAGacgaaaataattttttagaaGAATTACCATCTTTACCTAATGGCTTACCAGATGAGTGCATAGAAGAATATACACGATTATATGAAAATGGGCATTTTAATTCTAACACATTttgtaatataaataataataataacaatataaataataatagtaacaatataaataataatggttATTATCCATTTAGAGTACCCGAggaaaataacaatatttccAAAGGCTATGTGCATAACCAATTGCTTCCTAACAATAACAGTAATGCAAATGCGCATCAAGCATATTTggtgaattattattataattcatatgcacaatattataataacttattttataataataattatatgaacacGCAATATACAAAAGAGCCCGCACCAAATTCTATAAAAAATGGTGACATAAAAAATGGTGACGTAAAAAATGGTGACGTAAAAAATGGTGACGTAAAAAATGATGACGTAAAAAATGGTGACGTAAAAAATGGTGACGAAAAAAGTGGGGATGCAAAAGGAGGTGGCAACTCATCCGAAACGATAGTACCTAACTCGAATGATGCAAACTATGCAAACTATTACatgaattattataaaaattttaatatgtatatgaatAATACATTTAACCAAATTggcaaaaataataataatataaattctaTACAAAATAACCCAAAtaactattattataattataattgtaACAATATGAACAATAACATTCCATCTCCACCTGGATATAACAATTTTCAAAACAgttttataaataacaattataatatgaattcCCAAAAAATTGCAAATAAAGGAaaaagacataataataattatggtGATGCAAAAAATATTGGATATTCATCacccaaaaaaaataaaacaggaaataataacacattttataaaaattcttcaaataacataaatatgaataattatgaaccaaatgaaaataaaaataatgatgtacataattttaattcaacgaataatgaaaaagaaaataatgtaCAATATTTTGTTCCTATCAATTTAagagtaaaaaataaattaaatgatttatgtgaaacaaaaattaatgtagtggataacaaaaataaaagtgacgataaaaatattaatatagacgtagaatataataaatttattaaggAAGTAgatatgaattaa